Sequence from the Ursus arctos isolate Adak ecotype North America unplaced genomic scaffold, UrsArc2.0 scaffold_20, whole genome shotgun sequence genome:
AGTAAAAGGGACTTAATTAAAAAGGACtgtcttaaaaatattcatgctggagtgcctgggtggctcagtcggttaagtgtccaactcttttttggttgtttttaaagattttatttatttatctgagagagagagagagagagagagagagagagagagaaagcatgtgcatgcagggggagagacaaatagactctgtgctgagcacagagcccagtgtggagctcgatccaccctgagatcatgacctgagccgaaatcaagagtggaaggctcttgagccacccaggcagcccaagtgtccaactcttgatttcggctcaggtcatgatcacagatcatgagactgagccccaagttgggcttcaTGCTAGACCTGGAGccttcttaaaattctctctttccttctcctctccaccaccctgtCCCCCCACtgccactcactctctctctaaaataaataaataaacaaacaaataaataaattattcatgCTGAAAAACTTACTtgattttctcttccatttcttgttCATATTCTTTCTTCATGATATCCAATTCTTGCTGATGCTCTTTCCGCAACATTCGAAGATCTTTCTGCAACTTAACAATCTCCTTGCCCAgcttctgcttctcctgctctgcccctgcTAATTTAAATTCCAGGTCATTGTGCTCGGCCTCCATGTTACCAGGCAATTTGGGTTGGACTACATGTGATTTGGACTTTTCTTCAGCACTTTCTTCCAAAGCttctgtgggtttattttttccatcCATCTGTTGTTGTAAAGCctgtaatttttcaaattttgaggTCAACTCTTCCATTTCAACTCTatgcccttccctctctcttacTAAGCAGGAATCCAGCTCTTTTATCTTTTGCTCCAAGATCTGACAGGCTAGTTCCTTCTCCTGGAGCGTTTTCTGGACATCATCAACCACATTTTCCAAGTTTTGCTTTGCCCCTATGTTATTTTTACCTCCCTCTTCTTCCACACGCTGGGATACTATCAAGgaatatttcttgcttttttcttcaagttcttcCTGAAGATGATTTATCATAACTTGATCCTCATGCTGCTTTGCTTTGGCGTGTTCTATCTTTATTAAGAGCTCCTGGTATCTGCACTGGATTTCAGAATGAGAAGATACcgtctcttctttttcctgctctaGCCTCTGcaacagcttttctttttccattagaCTTCTCTGTAAAGCACAGATTTTGTCTTCACGTGCCTTCTGCACACAGCCTTGGGGATCTGCTGCTTCTTGCTCCACACAGGCTGCCACGTATTCTGCAGATCTGGGTACAACTGATGCTTCTGATTGTGGTGGACCTTCCACtgatttcagtttttcttctaagacctgaatttctctctctttctcctgcaaTTTTGTATTTAGCTCACCCAAATGGCCTTCTGTGTCTTTTTTAtattgctgttctttctcttccatttgagATAACAACTGCTTCTTGATGGCAGCAAttttttgttcagcttttttcttcAGTTCAGCTAACTTTGCAGCACTTTCTAACTCAAGTCTATCTTCCAGTGCCTTCAACTCCTCTTCTTTGCCCTTCATACCTGAATTCACATGTTCCAATTCTTTCTTCTTGGTTTCAAGTTCAGATTCCATGCAAGACACTTGCTTTTCAAGTCTTGAGACTTTTTCTTCAGCTTCTTTAACCCTGttgtccttttcttctcctaACTCTTGAATGTGTTGAAGTTTCTGAAGCATTTCTTTCTGTTCAGTGTCCTTTTGTTGATTGTAATTCTTAAGCACTTCATTTAAGGACTCAATTTCAGTTGTTTTCTGAGTAAGACGCTCCTCTAATTCCACAATTCTTGCCATTTGAGTTTTTAACTCAGCCTCTAAATTACACTCCTTTTTCTCCTGCTTGCTCTTCTTATCTTCCATTTCACCCTTTAAACATACTAATCTCTCACTTTGCTGATCAAGGTCCTCCTTCAATCTATGTATCTGCTCATCCTTTTCACTGGCTTCCTTTGTTTTTAACTCCAGCTGCATTTGCAATTCTTTAATAGTACTCTGATACTGTATGAATTTTGACTGtgctttcttcttccattctgagAATTTGTTGGACAAGTGATCTACCTGTTCAAGAGCAGAGATCTTCTCTTCACTCAGAGTCTCAGCTTTCAAAGATAAATCCTGCACCTGACCCCACAATTCACGTTGTTGTTCATCGTATTGCTTACTCAGTGACGAGATTGCTGCCTCTTTCTCGGTTAGGCTGATGCTGTTCTGAAGCTGAGCATTCAAATCAGTTAGTTGTTTACTAAGACTGCTGatctcagatttcttttctttaagctCTTCTTTCATCAGTGTGACTGCATTGATGTTCTCTGATAACTCTTTCTTCAACTGCGTGATGCAAGACTCTTTTTCAGAAGCAGCCTGTTGCTGGTTGCCTCCTTCCTTCTGTAAGGCTTCCTTCTCCATTACAAGACCTTCAATATCAGCCTTCATGCTCttaatctgattttctttttcttctaattgaTGGGTAGCCTGTTGAAAAGAACTATTGAGTGTACTCTGCTCTTCTGCTAGCTGTCTAAGCTGTGCTTCTAATTCAGAAGCTCTGCAGGTTTTAATCACTAGTGCCTCCTTAACTTTTGTTGTGTGGTGCTGACAGTGGGAAATTCTAGAGAGAACGGCATTAATTTTACTACTACTAATGTTGATTAGCTCATTTGTTTTAGCTTGTAACAAGGCTTCAGTTTTCTTAGAGTAAATATCCAGCTGAACTGCTAGCTCCTCGGACAGTTTTCTGAATTCCAAGCTTTTGTTTTCCaggcttttctcatttctttcatgtGAAGATTTCAAACTCTGGAATTCCTCGTCTGTGGTTTTCAACTTGTCAGTCAACTCAGAAACCTTCAGCTTATCTTTCTCAGCCAGTATCTCCAGTTCAACTATATGCTCTTGAAGGGAAGTATTTTCCTTCAGAGAATGATTCAAGTCAACCTCCAGCTTTTCAAGTTGTGCTTTTAGTTTCGTTTCATTTTGTGAGAGAGAATTCATATGAGCAGACTTCTGGTTTAACTGTTCCTGCAATTCCCTTACTACTGTGTCCTGCTTAATGCCCTCTTCTCTCAGCCATGCTAGTTCCTTGTTCATCTCTTCTTTCTCACACCCACTTCGAAGGATCTTTTGCTTCAGTTCTGCTacctcttgctctttctcctgtAACTGGATTTCATGCTTTTCCTGAAGTTCTTCAGCTTGCTGATGAAGTTTCTTTTCCCAGACCGATACGACATCACTGAGTTCTCGTCTATGTACCTCAGTGAGACTTTCTATTTGCtccttttggtttgtttccagtcTTGACACCGCATCACTGATTCCAGCGGAGTTAGCTTGTGCCATTTCCAAAATTTTGGcattgaattgtttttctttctgactaAGCTCTAGAACTGTATTTTCAAGCTCTTTTTTAAGTTTGGCTTCCTGATccagtaattttttctttaacgTTTCTTGCATCTCCTTGgctttctgtttaattttttccatctttttttcttgatttttgaatTTGGTTTCATATTCCTCATGTAAAACACTAAAACTGTCCTCCTTGGCTGATAATTTCTGTTTGagtgtttcaatttctttgctctgtccttctctcatttgtaaaattacattttccttttctatcaaGCTCTGCTTTGTCTGTGCCTGTTCTGTGTTAGTATCTCTAAGTTGGGATTCATAGTGTTGGGTTAAAGACTGCAGCTTTTCCTCCATGTCACTTTTCTGGTTTTCCAGTTGCCACAGTAAGTCCCGCACCTGGATTTTGTGAGTATCTAACTCAGTACAAACAACTTTCTTTTGCGTTTCAACTTCAGCTACCTGTTTAGTAAGAAGAATTCTTTCTGTTTCCAAGTCCAACAACTTCTGCTGCAATTGAGCCAAGTGCTCCTCCGATGCTTTGGCCTGATCGTGTATAGTACTCTGCTGTGACTGAAAAAGAGCCAGCTTAGCAGATGCCTGATGGAGTTCCTCTTTAGACCTTTGAATATCTGCCTCTAAGTTTTCCACATGAGCCTGATGCTCTTCCAAATGCTTGTCCTTTTCCTTCAGAAGAAGCCCAAGTTgattaatttcatcttttaatgCCTTCTCAGTTCTCTGGATAGACATCTCCTGTTCTTTAATGATACTCTCGACTTGCTGCTGGTGATGGCTTTTCTGTTCATCTAGCTTGGCCTCTAGCTCCTGCTTTACTTTATCTGCTTGATCCTTTAGTACAGAAAGTTCTTCTTCTAGCTTGTCCCGGGCTTTTAATACTTCTGACAGTTCAGAAGACAACGATTCCAGTTCTGTTTGCTTCACATCAAGCTTTTCTAAAGTCTTTTCATTCATCTCTTCTATGTGGGCCTGGAAGAGACACTCTTTGTCTTTCAACaatgtttctctttcttgttcaTGCTTTTCTCTAAGTTTTTCCATTTCAGTCTGATGCTGTTGCTTTAAGACTTCGAGTTTTTCAGTCCAAAGGGTATCCTGCTGATGCTGCAAGCTTTCCAATTCTGTCTTGTGTTTTTCAACCATGATTGTAATTTCTttattgtgcttatttttttcagcttccaAATGAATAGCTAAATCTTCTGattgatttttgctttcttgcaagcttttttccaaagaactttCCAATTCAAGAATTCTCTGTTAATAAAAAcagatgtatttttattaaagtacagACTTGCTTATTAGCAAAGATATACATGACATAATGTCTACACCTGTTAAAAgattaaaacttagaaaaataactcTATATATCATGCCAAACACTAGAAAGCACAAAAAATCTGTGCTCAATTCCTAACGGAATCGTGTAACAAAGAGAAGATTCTATTTTAACACAACTTAAAATTTTGGATTCTTTCTACTTACTTGGGTAACTATTTCAATCACCCATATTTTCAAGAATATTCTGAATGGAcagtcaaaaagaaataaatcataaagTAGATAATAGTAACTATTGGTAGGAAGATGGttattttttcctgtgtgtttttTAAGGCCTATTAATAGTATTCTATTATCTTCATAATTTAATTTTGGAAGATAAATAATGTATCTGGTTTTTCCACTGCAAAAATGATTACTTAGAAAATTTTTTGCAAAAAGAAGCTACTTAAATTTTACCAAAGATTACTGTTGGCTCATGAAAATGTCGATCTTGACTCTAAAGGAAAAAGAGCTAAGTAAGGCAGAGCCATGCAACATCAGAGCTAAAAAGGTCCTAAGGAATTACCAAATCCAATTTCTCCAtatgacagatgaggaaattaaggtgTAATTAATTTACGAagctagaaaatggaaaaatctagGCCTCCTGAGTATCTTATCTATTCCCCTCCACCATACCACTTTATATAAATGTTGGAAATGGAAAAGTAAAGTACAGTTTAGAACTATGGGACAAACATCAATTTATTCAAAACAGGTCATACATTTCATACTCCTAAGGGAAGGCCCAGAGAGCCTTAAAAATGTGCACACTgagacatatatataaatttgttcacatatatataaatttgctCACCATTGTTTTGATATGGGAAAACTTTATGTTAAAAGCAGGGCATTGGGGTGCCTACACTGTGATAGAAACAGAACGAAGTATGTCTAGGACATGACATGAGATGAAGCCAGGGCAAGTGCTGCCTACAAAGCAAGGTCACTTCCTAAAGATCAAGGGCAAGTAAGCAACGGAGTGGAGATGCTGCAGAGCCTGAGTGCAAAGAGTCAGAGTGGGTGGCTGACAGAAACACAGCCAGCTAAAGGCAGAGTCAGCAGCACCATGTGGCAAACACTAAAACCACTCACAGGAAAAGCTCTTATTATCTGCAAATGAAGTGCATGTATGTGAATCTAACCCAGTAAAACAAAAGTTCTTCACAACTTTATATTGACTGGAGAGATAACAATAgtttctatatataaataattccaCAACTCTGGAACCTGAGTATTATTTAAACTTACAGTTCTGTAAGTTTCTGCTTCTTGCTGAAGGTCCCGAAGTTTATTTTCACTCTCCATGAGGATTGCTTTCTTTTGCAACTCTAACTCTTCCAGGGCCAAAGAttcttgctgttctttttcttggGTGATCTTCAAATATTCTGATTGACTTTTTTCCTGTGCCAAAAACAATACCACCTTAGACCCACATAAATCTTCAGCATTCTCAAAGCACTTCCACAGGAATCACGTCTTTCATCATCTGATCTGCACACCAGCCCTATGAGGTAGGCAGTATCATCACCTCTCTTTTCCCATGCCCTAGTCTGCAGAAACAAAGCACTGTGGTTATTCCAGTGTGGTCTAGTCAATATTTGCCACAATtactactgaaaagaaaaattttgttcCAGTAACCACACTACACCTGCTATTTTCCcactacttaaaatattttgcaaaatacaGCTTAATGTCAAGGGTCCCCAAACTGTCACTACATCTTCTCTGCACTCCAGAGTTTGATTATTTCAACTCTAGGCCAAGAAACCAGATTGTAAGTTTCTATAATTTGTGAGAAATACCTCATTAGGGAACCCCACATAGAAAACCAAATCCGAATCAGATTACATGTGAATATATAGATTAGATCAAGGAAATATCTATAAAAGCCTACATAACTCTTCTCAGATGACCTGGGCTCTTTTACCACTCCCTCAATTCCGAAAAGCTTCTTCTTTGATTGCCCTTATTATATATCAACGTCTATGTTAAAAACCATTTACTGCTTTGAAAAGAGAAGCTCTAGAGAGCACTTTTAACATTTAGTGGCGTTGGACTCCAATTAAGAATACTTAGCCGTATCTATTACATAGAGTTCATGTTGCCAGCAGCAATATTTTCAGTTCACCACACTCTGGTGAAGCATACTGCTTTAAGGAAAGGCACTGTGCCATTTTATAAGTAGATTGATAAGAGAATATTAGTTTCTaatcaattttaaaagatcattttaaacaCACTATATTGTCTAATGTaaactacattttaaatacatctctctggggcgcctgggtggctcagtcattaagtgtctgccttcagctcagggagtgatcccagcgttctgggatcgagccccacatcgggctcctctgctgggagcctgcttcttcctctcccactccccctgcttgcgttccctctctcgctggctgtctctctctctctcaaataaataaataaaatcttaaaaaataaacaaataaaaaataaataaataagtacatctcTCTATgcccataaaaataaaagacagcatTTTAATAGTCTGTTGAACTTGACTATCAATGCAAAGCTAACTTCTTTGAGGAACTAGgtagaaaagggagcagaaagcAGCAAGTGCACATGTGTGCGCATGCTTCACGTGTATCTGTACCCTGCTCTCTACTTAGAATATATCTGAGCATATCAGTTCTAGAACGCAGTTTTAACAAGGCCAAAGTTCAAGTCTCAGAGTCCCCAAAGGCCAATTATTCCAGCATGAAAACACACAGATCTTTATGACAGGAATGTTTTAGAACAATTCCCGGCTTCATTTATGTCCtgctttgttctttaatttttatgtccCTATGCTGTCCTGTTatagttttaagaattcttataAACTACTTTAAATCCTTTCTGGACTGGAGCGCGTGGCTGgttcagtcagcagagcatgtgactcttgatcctggggtcccatgagttcgagccccatggtggggaTAAAGTGtactgaaataataataataataataataataataataataataataataaaaaataggggcacctgggtggctcagtcagtaagcaccctactcaatttcagctcaagtcatgatctcagggtcccgcaTCAGTCTCCGTGTTcaggacagagtctgcttaagattctctccctcgccctctgcccctcccccagcttgtgctcactctctctaaaacaaataaggtctttaaaaaataaaaaagaagattaaaattataaatactatttCTCATCCTTTTGCActgaaagttttttaaattatacacacTATCTCATGGGtaattatttcacataaaaacaAACTACATTTTTGGCATTAATACTACTTTTTTTGGCACTAATACTTCTTATGGTAACCTATACAAAAGGCTTttcacaatttgaaaaaaaaattttttttttgtttttaacttccaAATTATACTACTCCCCAAAATCTTATCTTTGCTCTTCTGGATATTATTTTGGTTAGTCCAgtcagtcatttttaaaattttactttatttttttgaaaatgactACTGAAATTATTctacttaaaatgaaaactacttggtcactttcattttttcttctttaaaatgcatttcaaacAAAACTTTCTGAGCTTTGAAGTCTGTTATATTCAGTCTGGTGAGTTTCTAGACATTCTTCCTGAGTTATGAAATCACTGATTCATGGCTTCAATTAGCCCATCTTCCCCTTTACTTCTCTATAATCACAGCCTACTGCCAAGGTGAGAGGGATgacacacaaacaaaataaactggTTAATGAAAGCTTGTTAGTTAATATAATTTTCACACAATACCAAGTTAACAAGCTCTGACAGCCCTCTTTCCTGCCTATATCCTATCCTCTCTGCACACTCAAAGGTCCAGGCTGCCAGTAGCCTGACCTCAAGCCAAAAGGCAGGAGTGAGGAGATAATAACTTTATAAAGCTGCAAAGTTTAcctataacaaaaacaaaacaggtacT
This genomic interval carries:
- the GOLGA4 gene encoding golgin subfamily A member 4 isoform X3: MFKKLKQKISEEQQQLQQALASTQAPSNSSTPTRTRSRTSSFTEQLDEGTPNRELLAGMIAEPAFLSEYTIFALDSSKQPKTQTDSVNASTQAMKSPDSVNGSEPTTPQSGDTQSFAQKLQLRVPSMESLFRSPLKESLFRSSSKESLVRTSSRESLNRFDLDSSVATFDPSSDMESEPEDSVPNLDSLSKEQLIQWLRRMERRLNTYKGKCSEFVIAYQTLQREKKKLQGILSQSQDKALRRIGELREELQMDQQAKKHLQEEFDASLEEKDQHISVLQTQVSLLKQRLRNGPMHVDLPKPFPQMEPQAEGVSKENIDSDIEPVVVDGASAKTLEVLQQRVKRQENLLQRCKETIQSHKEQCALLTSEKEALQEQLDERLQELEKMKGMVIAETKRQMHETLEMKEEEIAQLRSRIKQMTTQGEELREQKEKSERAAFEELEKALSTAQKTEESRRKMKAEMDEQIKAIEKTREEERTSLQQELSRVKQEVVDVTKKSSEQIAKLRKLHEEELASKEQELTKKFQTQERQFQEQMKIALEKSQSEYLKITQEKEQQESLALEELELQKKAILMESENKLRDLQQEAETYRTRILELESSLEKSLQESKNQSEDLAIHLEAEKNKHNKEITIMVEKHKTELESLQHQQDTLWTEKLEVLKQQHQTEMEKLREKHEQERETLLKDKECLFQAHIEEMNEKTLEKLDVKQTELESLSSELSEVLKARDKLEEELSVLKDQADKVKQELEAKLDEQKSHHQQQVESIIKEQEMSIQRTEKALKDEINQLGLLLKEKDKHLEEHQAHVENLEADIQRSKEELHQASAKLALFQSQQSTIHDQAKASEEHLAQLQQKLLDLETERILLTKQVAEVETQKKVVCTELDTHKIQVRDLLWQLENQKSDMEEKLQSLTQHYESQLRDTNTEQAQTKQSLIEKENVILQMREGQSKEIETLKQKLSAKEDSFSVLHEEYETKFKNQEKKMEKIKQKAKEMQETLKKKLLDQEAKLKKELENTVLELSQKEKQFNAKILEMAQANSAGISDAVSRLETNQKEQIESLTEVHRRELSDVVSVWEKKLHQQAEELQEKHEIQLQEKEQEVAELKQKILRSGCEKEEMNKELAWLREEGIKQDTVVRELQEQLNQKSAHMNSLSQNETKLKAQLEKLEVDLNHSLKENTSLQEHIVELEILAEKDKLKVSELTDKLKTTDEEFQSLKSSHERNEKSLENKSLEFRKLSEELAVQLDIYSKKTEALLQAKTNELINISSSKINAVLSRISHCQHHTTKVKEALVIKTCRASELEAQLRQLAEEQSTLNSSFQQATHQLEEKENQIKSMKADIEGLVMEKEALQKEGGNQQQAASEKESCITQLKKELSENINAVTLMKEELKEKKSEISSLSKQLTDLNAQLQNSISLTEKEAAISSLSKQYDEQQRELWGQVQDLSLKAETLSEEKISALEQVDHLSNKFSEWKKKAQSKFIQYQSTIKELQMQLELKTKEASEKDEQIHRLKEDLDQQSERLVCLKGEMEDKKSKQEKKECNLEAELKTQMARIVELEERLTQKTTEIESLNEVLKNYNQQKDTEQKEMLQKLQHIQELGEEKDNRVKEAEEKVSRLEKQVSCMESELETKKKELEHVNSGMKGKEEELKALEDRLELESAAKLAELKKKAEQKIAAIKKQLLSQMEEKEQQYKKDTEGHLGELNTKLQEKEREIQVLEEKLKSVEGPPQSEASVVPRSAEYVAACVEQEAADPQGCVQKAREDKICALQRSLMEKEKLLQRLEQEKEETVSSHSEIQCRYQELLIKIEHAKAKQHEDQVMINHLQEELEEKSKKYSLIVSQRVEEEGGKNNIGAKQNLENVVDDVQKTLQEKELACQILEQKIKELDSCLVREREGHRVEMEELTSKFEKLQALQQQMDGKNKPTEALEESAEEKSKSHVVQPKLPGNMEAEHNDLEFKLAGAEQEKQKLGKEIVKLQKDLRMLRKEHQQELDIMKKEYEQEMEEKIKQEQEDLELKHNSTLKQLMREFHTQLAQKEQELEMTIKETIDKAQEVEAELLESHQEETNQLYRKIAEKEDDLQRTAKRYEEILDAREEEMTAKVTDLQTQLEELQNKYQERLQQEESPASDKITIMELQTQLAQKTTLISDSKLKEQEFREQIHNLEDRLKKYEKNVCATTVGTPYKGGSLYHTDVSLFGEPTEFEYLRKVLFEYMMGRETKTMAKVITTVLKFPDDQTQKILEREDARLMYTSPRSGIF
- the GOLGA4 gene encoding golgin subfamily A member 4 isoform X2; this encodes MFKKLKQKISEEQQQLQQALASTQAPSNSSTPTRTRSRTSSFTEQLDEGTPNRELLAGMIAEPAFLSEYTIFALDSSKQPKTQTDSVNASTQAMKSPDSVNGSEPTTPQSGDTQSFAQKLQLRVPSMESLFRSPLKESLFRSSSKESLVRTSSRESLNRFDLDSSVATFDPSSDMESEPEDSVPNLDSLSKEQLIQWLRRMERRLNTYKGKCSEFVIAYQTLQREKKKLQGILSQSQDKALRRIGELREELQMDQQAKKHLQEEFDASLEEKDQHISVLQTQVSLLKQRLRNGPMHVDLPKPFPQMEPQAEGVSKENIDSDIEPVVVDGASAKTLEVLQQRVKRQENLLQRCKETIQSHKEQCALLTSEKEALQEQLDERLQELEKMKELHMAEKTKLITQLRDAKNLIEQLEQDKGMVIAETKRQMHETLEMKEEEIAQLRSRIKQMTTQGEELREQKEKSERAAFEELEKALSTAQKTEESRRKMKAEMDEQIKAIEKTREEERTSLQQELSRVKQEVVDVTKKSSEQIAKLRKLHEEELASKEQELTKKFQTQERQFQEQMKIALEKSQSEYLKITQEKEQQESLALEELELQKKAILMESENKLRDLQQEAETYRTRILELESSLEKSLQESKNQSEDLAIHLEAEKNKHNKEITIMVEKHKTELESLQHQQDTLWTEKLEVLKQQHQTEMEKLREKHEQERETLLKDKECLFQAHIEEMNEKTLEKLDVKQTELESLSSELSEVLKARDKLEEELSVLKDQADKVKQELEAKLDEQKSHHQQQVESIIKEQEMSIQRTEKALKDEINQLGLLLKEKDKHLEEHQAHVENLEADIQRSKEELHQASAKLALFQSQQSTIHDQAKASEEHLAQLQQKLLDLETERILLTKQVAEVETQKKVVCTELDTHKIQVRDLLWQLENQKSDMEEKLQSLTQHYESQLRDTNTEQAQTKQSLIEKENVILQMREGQSKEIETLKQKLSAKEDSFSVLHEEYETKFKNQEKKMEKIKQKAKEMQETLKKKLLDQEAKLKKELENTVLELSQKEKQFNAKILEMAQANSAGISDAVSRLETNQKEQIESLTEVHRRELSDVVSVWEKKLHQQAEELQEKHEIQLQEKEQEVAELKQKILRSGCEKEEMNKELAWLREEGIKQDTVVRELQEQLNQKSAHMNSLSQNETKLKAQLEKLEVDLNHSLKENTSLQEHIVELEILAEKDKLKVSELTDKLKTTDEEFQSLKSSHERNEKSLENKSLEFRKLSEELAVQLDIYSKKTEALLQAKTNELINISSSKINAVLSRISHCQHHTTKVKEALVIKTCRASELEAQLRQLAEEQSTLNSSFQQATHQLEEKENQIKSMKADIEGLVMEKEALQKEGGNQQQAASEKESCITQLKKELSENINAVTLMKEELKEKKSEISSLSKQLTDLNAQLQNSISLTEKEAAISSLSKQYDEQQRELWGQVQDLSLKAETLSEEKISALEQVDHLSNKFSEWKKKAQSKFIQYQSTIKELQMQLELKTKEASEKDEQIHRLKEDLDQQSERLVCLKGEMEDKKSKQEKKECNLEAELKTQMARIVELEERLTQKTTEIESLNEVLKNYNQQKDTEQKEMLQKLQHIQELGEEKDNRVKEAEEKVSRLEKQVSCMESELETKKKELEHVNSGMKGKEEELKALEDRLELESAAKLAELKKKAEQKIAAIKKQLLSQMEEKEQQYKKDTEGHLGELNTKLQEKEREIQVLEEKLKSVEGPPQSEASVVPRSAEYVAACVEQEAADPQGCVQKAREDKICALQRSLMEKEKLLQRLEQEKEETVSSHSEIQCRYQELLIKIEHAKAKQHEDQVMINHLQEELEEKSKKYSLIVSQRVEEEGGKNNIGAKQNLENVVDDVQKTLQEKELACQILEQKIKELDSCLVREREGHRVEMEELTSKFEKLQALQQQMDGKNKPTEALEESAEEKSKSHVVQPKLPGNMEAEHNDLEFKLAGAEQEKQKLGKEIVKLQKDLRMLRKEHQQELDIMKKEYEQEMEEKIKQEQEDLELKHNSTLKQLMREFHTQLAQKEQELEMTIKETIDKAQEVEAELLESHQEETNQLYRKIAEKEDDLQRTAKRYEEILDAREEEMTAKVTDLQTQLEELQNKYQERLQQEESPASDKITIMELQTQLAQKTTLISDSKLKEQEFREQIHNLEDRLKKYEKNVCATTVGTPYKGGSLYHTDVSLFGEPTEFEYLRKVLFEYMMGRETKTMAKVITTVLKFPDDQTQKILEREDARLMSWLRSSS